A window of Perognathus longimembris pacificus isolate PPM17 chromosome 6, ASM2315922v1, whole genome shotgun sequence contains these coding sequences:
- the LOC125352291 gene encoding LOW QUALITY PROTEIN: acidic leucine-rich nuclear phosphoprotein 32 family member E-like (The sequence of the model RefSeq protein was modified relative to this genomic sequence to represent the inferred CDS: deleted 1 base in 1 codon): MEMKNRISLELRNRAPEEVTELVLDNCQCVNGEIEGLNDTFKEVEFLSMANVQLSSLARLPSLNKLRKLELGNNIISGGLEVLAEKCPNLTYLNLSGNKIKDLSTVEALQNLKNLKSLDLFNCDITNLEDYRESIFELLQQITYLDGF, translated from the exons ATGGAGATGAAGAACAGGATCAGCCTGGAGTTAAGGAACAGAGCCCCGGAGGAGGTAACAGAATTAGTCCTTGATAATTGCCAGTGTGTCAATGGGGAAATTGAAGGCCTGAATGACACTTTTAAAGAAGTGGAGTTTCTGAGTATGGCTAATGTGCAATTGAGTTCACTGGCTCGGCTCCCCAGCTTGAATAAACTTCGGAAGTTGGAACTTGGTAACAATATAATTTCGGGAGGTTTGGAAGTCCTGGCC GAGAAATGTCCAAATCTTACCTATCTCAACCTGAGTGGAAACAAAATCAAAGATCTCAGTACCGTGGAAGCCTTGCAAAatcttaaaaatttgaaaagcttGGACTTGTTTAACTGTGACATCACAAACTTGGAAGATTACAGAGAAAGTATTTTTGAGCTGTTGCAGCAAATCACATACTTAGATGGATTTTGA